CGCTTGCGGTTGCGGGAGATCGTCTGCCATATCTCGTTCCAGCGGTCTGTATCGAAAAATCCCATGGCTTCTACTTGTTATAACGCAGGGCGTCGATTGTCTTGAGTTGTGCGGCCCGGTAGGCGGGGACGTAGCCTGCGATCAGGCCGGCGATGACCAGCACGACCGTCGCGCTGACCGCAACGCCCAGGTCGAGCGTCGGGTTGAGGAAGATCGACGGCGCATGGCCGCCGCCCGTCGGCGTCTGGTTGAGCATGTAGTTGACCCCTTCCATCATCGCCACGCCGAATACCATACCCAGGTACCCGAATACGGCGGTTATCATCACCGACTCGGTGAGGATTAGCCTGATGATCGACACGGGCTTGGCGCCCAGCGCCTTGCGTATGCCGAATTCGGAGGTGCGCTCCGTGACCGTCACGAGCATGATGTTGCTCACGCCGACGATGCCGGCCAGCAGCGTCCCCAGGCCGATGATCCAGACGAAGACGTTGATGCCTGCGAAAACCATCATGAAATTCTTGTAGGTTTCCATCGTATTGTCGAGCCAGATGGCGCTTTCGTCGTCGGGGGCGAAATGGTGCTCGGCGGAAAGGCGCCGGATGACGCGCTTTTCGAACTCCTTCATCGCCTCGGTGGTGTGGACGCCCTTGATGGTGATGATGGCATTGTTCACTTCGGGGCTGTTGGCGTTGTAGAGCAGCTGCCCGGTGGTCAGCGGAATGTAACACGACGAACTGCTGCGCTGGGCGTCGCCCTTGTAGACACCGACCACGGTGAATACCGTGCTGTCGAGCTTGATCCTGGCCCCCAGCGGATCGGCTCCTTTGAATAGCAGGGACTGCATGGCCTGGTCGATGACCAGCGACTTGCGGTATTCGCGGATGTCGGCGTCGTTGACGAAGCGCCCCTTTACGATCTCCACGCCCTCGATCTGTTCGATCTTGGGCAGCGAGCCGCGCAGCCAGACCTTGGTGTATTCGTTCCCGTAGGTTGCCGTATGGTTGTCGAACCACGAGTTGGCAGCCACTTCGTCTACCTCGGGGAATTCCCGGGCGAGGATTTCGAGGTCGCTGTTCCACAGGCGGATGCGGCGCCCCTTCTGGTAGCCCATGTAGGGCTTCGAAGTACGGCCGCCGTAGAGGTTGATCGAGTTGGTGGCGTAGTTGCCGAAATTGGAGGTTACGCCGTTCTTGAGCCCGTTGCCCGAGCCCAGCAGGATGACGAGCATGAAAATGCCCCACGCGACCGAGAAGCCCGTGAGGAACGTGCGCAGCTTGTTGCGGCGCACCGATGTCCAGATCTCCAGCAGCAGTTCCCTCATCGCTTTCCGAGTCCGGTTTCGGTGATACTGCTGATGACGCCGTCCGTAAGACGGATGATCTTGTCCGTTTGGTCGGCGATCGACTGTTCGTGCGTGACGCAGATGATGGTCATGCCCATATCAACGTTCACGCTGCGCAGCAGGTTCATCACTTCCTGCGAGGTGGCGCTGTCCAGTGCGCCCGTGGGTTCGTCGGCTAGGATGATCTGGGGCTTGTTGATAAGCGCCCGGGCGATGGCCACGCGCTGTTTCTGGCCGCCGGACATTTCGTTGGGCATGTGGTCGGCCCACTCCCTGAGCCCCAGCATGTCGAGGTATTCGAGTGCCTGGGCGTTGCGTTTGCGGCGCGAGATGCCCTGGTAGTAGAGCGGCAGGGCGACGTTTTCGACGGCGTTCTTGTAATTGATCAGGTTGAAGGACTGGAAAATATAGCCGATCATGTTGTTGCGCGCGGCGGCGGCCTGCGTTTCGCTGAGGTTCTTGATCAGCCGTCCGGCCAGGTAGTAACTGCCGCTGTCGTAGTCGTCGAGAATCCCGAGGATGTTCAGCAGGGTGGATTTTCCTGAACCCGAGGCGCCCATGATCGAGACCAGTTCGCCCTTTTCTACATCGAGGTCGATGCCTTTGAGCACGTGCAGGGGTGACCCATTATTATAGGTCTTGTTGATGTTTTCCAGCTTTATCATATTCAGTCTGCCGTTATAAAGCGGTTTGCGATGTTGAGGGTTACAATCTGTAAGCGGTGTGTGAGGCGCTTGGGACAAAGGTAATAATATAATCTTGAAAAACAATTTATTTTTATCGAAAATCAATAAAAAATTACCAAACACCAATAAATGTGGTTATAATATCGGCAAATGTAAGCAAAAAATGCATACTATGCAATACAGAGTACTGAAAATCATATATTAATCTTTCCGACCTATATAATATAAAGATGGGAAAACCCCGTTTTATGCGCATATCCCGGTAGGGTGGCCGGTGAAAATCCCCATAAATGGCGATTGCCGCCTGAGGCCCGAATCGCTATTTTTGCAGGCAAAAATTACGTTATATGTTAAAAAAATAACATAAACGGTTTATGGGTAATGCTTTTTCGTTATATTTGTTGCGTTAGGTCAAGCATATGAGGAAACTTTTACTACTGTTTTTATGCACGATTGTCCCGGCTGTCGTGTCGGCGCAGCGTCTCGACGTTACGGGACGGGTGCTTGTAAAGGATACCGGCAAGCCGATCGGACAAGCAGTCGTCGAATTGCCGCAGTCCGGATTGTGGGCCGTGGCCGATGCCGACGGAAACTTCACGGTGAAGGGAGTCCCGGCCGGGGAAACGCGTTTTGTCGTTTCCTGCCTGGGGTTCGTTACCACCGAAGCCGAGGTCGACGTGCGTATGGGGATGGGGCCGGTCAGGCTTTATGCCCCCGAGGATAACCTGAAACTGGAGAGCGTCGTGGTGACGGCCAAGGAGGCGCCCAACGCCATGGCTACGTCGCGTACGATCGGCGGCAATGCCATCGACCACCTGCAAATGGTCAATGCGTCGGACATCTCGGCACTGCTGCCGGGCGGCAAGACGGTCAACCCCGACCTGATGAAGGACAATGTCTTCTCGCTGCGCAGCGGCGGGAGCACGGCCGGCAATGCGGCGTTCGGTACGGCCGTCGAAGTCGACGGCGTACGCCTTTCCACCAATGCTTCGCTGGGCGACCCGACGGGTGCCAGCACACGTAACCTGTCGGCGACCAACATCGAGTCGGTCGAGGTAGTGACCGGCGTACCTTCGGCCGAATACGGCGACATCTCGTCGGGCGTGGTGAAAATCTCGACCCGCAAGGGCAAGACGCCCTATACGGTGACACTCTCCACCAACCCGCGCACCAAACAGATCGCCGCCTCGAAGGGCTTCGACCTGGGTCAAAACCGCGGCGTGCTGAACAGCAACGTCGAGTATACGCGGGCCACGAAGAACCCTGCGTCGCCCTACACCTCCTATTCCCGCACGGGGCTGGCGCTCAACTACCAGAATACCTTCGCCAAGGTGCTGCGCTTCAACTTCGGCGTGACGGCCAATATCGGCGGTATGAATACCGAAGACGACCCCGATGCCCAGAAAGGCGAGTGGGAGAAGGTGCGCGACAATGTGCTGCGTGCCAACACCTCGTTCAAATGGCTGCTGAACAGGTCGTGGATCACGAGCCTGGATTTCGATGCGTCGCTCAACTATACCGACAACCTTGCGCGCAAGCGCACCTATAATCTCAATTCGACCTCCCT
This Alistipes onderdonkii DNA region includes the following protein-coding sequences:
- a CDS encoding ABC transporter permease, with amino-acid sequence MRELLLEIWTSVRRNKLRTFLTGFSVAWGIFMLVILLGSGNGLKNGVTSNFGNYATNSINLYGGRTSKPYMGYQKGRRIRLWNSDLEILAREFPEVDEVAANSWFDNHTATYGNEYTKVWLRGSLPKIEQIEGVEIVKGRFVNDADIREYRKSLVIDQAMQSLLFKGADPLGARIKLDSTVFTVVGVYKGDAQRSSSSCYIPLTTGQLLYNANSPEVNNAIITIKGVHTTEAMKEFEKRVIRRLSAEHHFAPDDESAIWLDNTMETYKNFMMVFAGINVFVWIIGLGTLLAGIVGVSNIMLVTVTERTSEFGIRKALGAKPVSIIRLILTESVMITAVFGYLGMVFGVAMMEGVNYMLNQTPTGGGHAPSIFLNPTLDLGVAVSATVVLVIAGLIAGYVPAYRAAQLKTIDALRYNK
- a CDS encoding ABC transporter ATP-binding protein, with the protein product MIKLENINKTYNNGSPLHVLKGIDLDVEKGELVSIMGASGSGKSTLLNILGILDDYDSGSYYLAGRLIKNLSETQAAAARNNMIGYIFQSFNLINYKNAVENVALPLYYQGISRRKRNAQALEYLDMLGLREWADHMPNEMSGGQKQRVAIARALINKPQIILADEPTGALDSATSQEVMNLLRSVNVDMGMTIICVTHEQSIADQTDKIIRLTDGVISSITETGLGKR